In one window of Mus pahari chromosome 3, PAHARI_EIJ_v1.1, whole genome shotgun sequence DNA:
- the LOC110318879 gene encoding olfactory receptor 8J3-like encodes MATGNLSHVMEFILMGVSDRPELQVPLFFLFLVIYMLTAAGNLGIITLTTVDSRLQTPMYFFLRHLAVINFGNSTVIAPKMLVNFLVSKKTTLYYECATQLGGFLVFIVAEIFMLAVMAYDRYVAICNPLLYMVVVSRWVCLLLVFLTYIFSFVTAIVVTPCVFSVSYCSSNVINHFYCDNVPLLALSCSDTHLAETVVFFFSATNLFFSMIIVLISYFNIILAILRIRSSEGRKKAFSTCASHMMAVTVFYGTLLFMYLQPRTNHSLDTDKMASVFYTLIIPMLNPVIYSLRNKDVKCALKEFLKNPCKRFNPI; translated from the coding sequence ATGGCAACAGGGAATCTCAGTCATGTCATGGAGTTCATACTCATGGGAGTATCTGACCGTCCAGAACTGCAGGtaccacttttctttctcttcttggtcATTTACATGCTGACAGCAGCAGGGAACCTGGGCATCATCACCCTGACCACCGTGGACTCACGCCTGCAaactcccatgtacttcttcctcagacACCTGGCGGTCATCAACTTTGGCAACTCCACTGTCATTGCTCCTAAAATGCTGGTCAACTTCTTAGTCAGTAAGAAAACCACCTTATACTACGAATGTGCCACGCAGCTGGGAGGGTTCCTGGTTTTCATTGTAGCAGAGATCTTCATGCTCGctgtgatggcctatgaccgctatgtggccatctgcaaccCACTGCTCTACATGGTGGTGGTGTCTCGATGGGTCTGCCTTCTGCTGGTGTTTCTCACATACATCTTTAGCTTTGTCACAGCCATTGTTGTGACACCTTGTGTGTTCTCTGTTTCTTATTGCTCTTCCAATGTAATCAACCACTTTTACTGTGATAATGTCCCTCTGTTAGCTCTGTCCTGCTCTGACACTCACCTTGCAGAAactgttgtattttttttctcagcgaCAAACTTGTTTTTCTCTATGATTATTGTACTTATATCCTATTTCAACATAATACTTGCGATTTTGAGGATCCGTTCatctgaaggaaggaagaaagccttCTCTACTTGTGCTTCCCACATGATGGCTGTCACTGTGTTCTATGGCACACTTCTCTTCATGTATCTACAACCACGGACTAATCACTCCTTAGACACTGATAAGATGGCTTCTGTGTTCTACACCCTAATAATACCAATGTTGAACCCTGTCATCTATAGCTTGAGAAACAAGGATGTAAAGTGTGCATTGAAAGAATTCCTAAAAAATCCATGCAAACGATTCAATCCCatatga